The sequence below is a genomic window from Carassius gibelio isolate Cgi1373 ecotype wild population from Czech Republic chromosome A17, carGib1.2-hapl.c, whole genome shotgun sequence.
GCATAGTGTAAAATATTGTGTTAGTGAGAAAGAGATCTAACAGAAATCTCTCTTAGACCATGATCTGTCTTGTGATAAATGGGATAAGCTCAGATTTAGAGAAAACAAAGTGTGATAATATCATATCAAGTAACTTTTCTACCAACTCAGTTTCAGTGTTGGTGTAAAATTGTGTGCAACAACTACTTATCAGTACATTCAGATTAAGTGTGGGAACATTGCATCACGCATTGTCTATTACTGTACTGTTAGCTTACATACTTAGTACTGCAACTGCACACAATGTTATGTAACAGTAAGTGTTTTATCATCTCTACAATGATCCAGCATATTTATTGTCTACCTGCACGAATGTCTTCCACTGTGGATCAATAATGcgcatacattttaaaatattttttgaaaagtgAGTTGTGATATactttttgaaatgttaaaattactCCGTATTACACTTGATTTCACACAAACAAAGATGCTTTCTAGTCATCTGACCCTGCACATTTTATGACTGACAGATCAACACGGTTGAACTCTAAGGTGTGTTTTGAACTTGGAGACTAGTTATCTAATTATCTGACTAATAATGTGTTTTATCAGGTAGGCCTGTTTAGAGACTGTGTACCGTATTACAGTTGGGAACAGCTCAATCCCATAGAGCATGGAGACACAGTAGGTGTACTGCATACACAGCTTGCCCATCAGTGCCAGGGTCATAACAAGAGCAGGCACGTCTGTTTGGAAAGAGAGAAGATTACAAACCATTAGCTGTTAGAGAGATATTCTTCAAATGAAAATACACCTATGTAACTCACATCTAAACAATATCAGACCATGATCAATCATGTGCTCAGGTACTGTATTTCAATGACTGTGTCCCTCACCGCAGAACTTGGAAACAAGGAGGGACAACATACAGGAAATGCCACTGAGGAACAGCGACCCCATGCAGAACGGCCTGCGGCCCCAACGCTTCAACAGAAATGGAAGCAGTAAAGAGGGAGCCTCTGAAAGCCCAGAGAAAAACTGAGCCAGATAGATATTTACACCGAAACTTCCCACACTGAAACAGATCCCATAATAGGTGAGAGCAGatgcaaaactgtaaaaaaaaaaaaaaaaaaaaagacacattaaaacaatatttttttggtAGGTCCATATAAGCAGCAAActgtttagataaaaaaaaattatatgaatttgCTCAGATATTGCCAATAGATACAGAGGAAATAAGTGTCTCCAACTTGAGAGGACGAGCTTGCCactgggtgggtgtgtgtgtgtgtgtgtgtgtgtgtgtgtgtgtgtgtgtgtgtgtgtgtgtgtgtgtatgtatatttatgttcagtttatgttcagttatttcactttaatagcctggaaaaggacctgcacattgacattaaagtaaaatgactcaacctaagcataggagcttgataaaaatcctaattttagatgaaaatttcagatggcacttagaggcttttgcatctgaactcttcatatatatatatataaaacagaccCTCTAAGTTACATCATTCAGacaagcttatttatttattttattttgagcttTGAAAACTCAAGTAATACATTCCTTAAGGTGCAACCTCCCTTTGTGTCACAtacttgcaacaaaaaaaaatactgcacatACATTCAAAAGAACCTTCAAAaagtgagaatatatatatatatatgtatatgtatgtatgtatatatatatatatatatatatatatatatatatatatatataaaacttgttAAACTTCCCTACCCAATGTAACTCATGATAAACAGACGCAGGAGTATAGTGGGTGATGTAAAGGTGGCAACATTAGACTCCGTTTTAGTTGAGGTCTTCTCTGAGAGTGGCTTCTGGATCTCATTGTCCACGGAATCCAGAAGCTGTTAATGAAGGAATCTACAATTTAAGTTAGCACAAAGCATGGTGAAATGGCATGTCTCTCCACTTTCCACAAACATTTGAGCAattctagagtatgattttgcgTCTTACAAGACCCAAGTAGTGCCTGTCCTCAGGACTTCTGCTCTGATAGCCCTCTAGTGTTTTCATCCTCTTATTTAGAAGCAGCCATCTGGGCGATTCTGGAAGAAAGCTAATTattgcaagaaaaataaataagtaaatcaatcaatcaataaaaaaaaaaaaaaaaaaaaaaaaaaaaacatactttatcATGCATTGAAAATTGTCTTTGTTCCTCTTACAAATAAAGAGGTAGAAAGAGGATCTGAGGGATGCCCAGTGCCAGATGAAACTGCATCCAACCACTGACCAAGAAAGCTATGGCAGGCAATCCCATCATTCCCAGACTGAAGATGAAGGAAAACTGGGTGGGTGGCCATATACGATATTTGGGCAGGCTCCATTCAACACCTGCGAATTCAGAagcacttttaaattaatttattatgattataaaCTAATTTGTTACATTCTAAAATGAatctttgttgtgtgtgtgtgtgtgcatatatatatatatatatatatatatatatatatatatatatatatatatatatatatatatatatatatatatatataaaataaaaataaatgtatgcatttagcagacttacagtgcattcagactatcaatttttacacatatatatatatatatatatatatatatatatatatatatatatatatatatatatatatacacaccgtatttttcggactataagtcgcacctgagtataagtcgcatcagtccaaaaatacgtcatgacgaggaaaaaaaaacataagtcacatatatttagaaccaagcaccaagagaaaacattaccgtctacagggcgctatatgctgcttagtgtagacAACAGGAGCACTGATAGTccggaaatatatatatatatatgtttgtgtgtgtgtgtgtgtgtgtgtgtgtgtgtgtgtgctctacgTATAAGAAAACAACTGCCTTGCTACTAAAATAGTTTATtagttgtttttagttttaatacaGAACAAGAAGACACGCATAATCGTAACTGTACCTAAACTGTAGGAGCAGATGTGGATGGCACAGCAGGCTGCTCCACTGATGCCGCGCGCAGTCAAGTACACGGGCACATACGGCAGAAATGCCACTACAAGAGTAGCAACTGCGTGGACCGCTGAGCAGCAGACCAGAAGGAATTTCTTCCCATACCTTTTCAGAGGATGAAGATATAGCTATTACTCTTTAGTCGCAAAAAAAAGTCTGACGTCGAAAACAGAAAAGGGGAAGTATAGGCTACAAACTTGTCAGATACAGCGCCACTGAACACCGAGCCGACCAGTAAACCGGTCATGTACGTCGCTTGCCCGTGAGCAAAACGATTCGCCTCGTGACACTCGAGGCTCTGCTGAGAAATAGAAACAGTGTGTAATGCACTGAATATGTGGTGGGCTTTAAATAGACTATATGTTGTGCAATATTTGTTACTCACAGTGAGTTCGCTGTGATTGCCCGTCCAACTTGTTGAGCTGTTGAAACTGAAAATATTAGTGTCCACTGTTTGGTTCATAGATTTGCTCGCTATATTCTCACTGCAAGGCAGAATGTGTAACGTAAAGATATCCACGAAAAATGTAAAGGCTGTGAAAAAGGTCGGCAAAGAAAGGATTAAATAGACATGTCTTTGTAATGGACCAACAAACTGACGAAATGCGCCGTCCGTCTTCATTTCGCCTGTAAGTTGTGGACTATCCCTACGTAAACTTGTGCTAAGAAGGAGCACTGATCTTTCACtgaggtttaattttttttacgtgTTTCTGCCATCACGTCTGGGACTTTTGAAGACGTCTTCTCTCCACCGTCAGTTTGTCTTCGTGTAAATATCATAGTCGTTGGTTTGGACTCCTGAAGTTCGAGTCTGACACTGGTGACGCGAAGGAGTCAAAGCAGCCACTGTCACACTTCGGCTACTAGTTTACCAGAGGGCGAATTAGGCTACATTTTCAAAAAGTATTCTGCAGCCgaagttaaataaaacaatataataaaaaatactcgCTGTCCGCTTGATTCACATTTTACGTCAAAACATACATAGGCTATATGTACAATACATGGTATTTTGTTTGAAGTGTCATTGCACCAcgtaataaatgaacatactggGTCCAGAGGAAAACCTGACAAAATTAGGTAAAAGTAGtctacattatattacattaattattacattacattatattttaatatgatttctgTAGGTTGTTTACCTCACAAGGTGTTAAATAGTATTAGCATTCAGAGAAATTCATTGCATTACAGGAAATATAATGATTCTACAGATGAATCACAGATCAAAAGTCAACCACAAATCCTGCATTTAGTTAGCAACTCATCACCTACTTGCTAGTGAGTGGgtgcatatactgtaaataaatggcTTACACTGCTGGTCAAAAGTTGGGGATCAGTATAAgattttgaatgtgttttaaagaagtcttttacatttatttgaccaaaaatgctgaaaaacagtaatattgtaaaatattattaaatatatttttatattataaaaaatattattaccatttaaaatatttcacacaaaTTACCTTCTGCCCATATGCAAAGTCTAATAATCAATTCTTGTCTCCATTTGGAGGATGTTTGGTTTGGTCTGAGCACTTAAGTGAATGCTGGAAGAAGATCGGTCAGTGTGGAGTGTGTTTATATCTTTTAGTCTTAGATTTATCTTTGATATTTGATGTCTttgtattgatttgatttgagatCTCTGAATTGTGTAATGGCATAATACATATTTACCTggctgataataaattgttacatttgtacTCTGAAATTATTTTCTCATGCAGATTAAGTGAAGGCATGTTTCCACAAATCTGCATCCAGGTACATACTAGATCTCAGGTTAGATGGAGCATGGGGCACATCAGGTGAGATATCGACTTTAATTAAGTTGTTAAGCAGTTGCAGATGCTACTGGAGTAGTGAGCATATTCGGCATACTTCGTATAGCCATAACCTCTGGTTATTGTCTTATCTTTATTCaagtttttatattgttagaTTAACTATTGAGAGCTAGATAAAACACAATTGAAATATTAGCATTTCATAGACCTCTGATAATTGTTTGAGCTTTAACTCAAAAGTTGTTAAAGTTGATACATGGTGAGTAGGGGGCTAAACAAAACCACATCATTTTAACATATCCTTGCTGACTAAAAGCAttactttctttaataaataaataaataaataaaataggaaaataattactgaccacaaacttttgaacggtagtgtatattgttaaatgattcctattttgaataaatgcagttctattaaactttttattcataaagaatcctgaaaaaaagtatcacaggttcccaAAAATACGAAGCAGTAAAACTGCTTCcaatactgataataaatcagcatattagaatgatttctgaaggacaatgtgacactgaagactaatgacgctgaaaattcagctttgatcacagcaataaattctattttaaagtattttaaaatagaaaaccattattttaaattgcaataatgatGCACatatattactgttgttgtttcttctgtatttctgaacagataaatgcagccatgatgagcagagacttctATAAAAACATTAGGCTACAAATCTTACTTATCCCAAACGTTTGAACACCAGATAATTGTATTAGCTAAAATCACAAGAAATGCTTAAAACACAAAATGTGTCAcatttatttgtcacatttaacAATTAAAGCATTAACACAGTccttaaataagaataaagcaGTTATTCCATTCCATTAAGAACATTTATTCCATTCCATCCTTGTACATTGCTTTCTAGTAAACGACTCATTACTGACACCAAGTGGTATCTCTACAACATTTCATTTCTCAAAACTGCAATtagaaaaccatttaaaaagaaagaaagaaagaaagaaatttcgTCTTAATCTCCGTTTTCAGTAACACGATAAGGTTACATGTAGGCTATAATCTTAGACGAAGACCTCCGTCCTTACATCCCATTTAAAATTACTGAGTGATTTACTAATAAGACTCTGTTCATCAGCGACCGTGACTGACATTAAATGACAAACAATTCCCGCCAAATTCGCTGCAACAAGCCCACGTGAGCTGCGCCTCTGCATAAGCGCGCTCCAGGTGAAGGGTGGCCGGAGCTGCGCGCGGAATGTTTGGCTTTTCCGGTGGATATTAACGGATGGAAGATGAGTGGCCCTTCTGCTGGCATCCGCCGTCGGATCCCTAAACCGCAGGACTTGGGTAAAAGCTGTCTTCAGTCCTGCCACAGTTTTTGTGTAGGGGAACAGCCTCGTGAGGATTTCCATTTATGTTTACTGGGGGTTTGTCCTAGAGGTATAATTAGAATTGAAAATTAGTTAACAAGAACAAAAcaacaggtgaaaaaaaaaaaaaaaaaaaaaaaaaaaaaaaaaaaaaaacaggtgggtTACCTAAAACGTAATATATAGTTTACAAGAAGTCAGTTTTGAGCTTACAATGAggattaggtgcttctacacccttgttaatcagctatcatttccctctgattttaagaataaattatgggtaagcttaggtttaggggtagggattgggttaagtctgtatttttggaagttgatccaggatcaacaaaagatcaTGCAGACCAGAATGTAACCAGGTGGCCATTGCATTAACAGACACTGTGTTAAGACTGTGTCAtaagaactagtttgaccaaTTTAAGGGTAGATAATCAGGCTCACTTTTTTGATTGAAAGGGATAGATAAGTTATATTTCCAAAAGTACAAACATACAATAacatttcaaaaattaaaaaaagttattattatgttatacAGCATATTCAcggaaattgaaataaaaaaatattaattacgattaggatttttttttgtagttttgtttgtcACAAGTACTCgtatctgttttgttttatttttgtaaagattTCATAATTTTGTCATAATATGCTACTTTTTTTAGATGTTTGTTATTTGCAATGATTACAGCTATTGTTCATAATGGAATTTAAGGGTCAATTTGACTCATCATatcataatttttataaattctaATAACAGTAGACTATATGGAACCCAAAACAATTATTGTTCccatttttagttcatgttagatTTTTTGTTTAGCTCATTTgagatttaaattatattttgaccacTGAATTAGGGAATGTCCATGGTTTCCATTTTAAATATCTGGTCACCTTACTGTAGAGTTAAAATAATAAAGGCTTTTATGAGTTTGTGTCCCTGAGTGATGTACGTTTttaaagaaaagttatttaaaaaaaaataacatgagaTTTAATTTGACTGTGTGTTATTTATGTATAGAGAACTACCTAGTTACCCTAGATGGATGAGAAGACAATATGAACCAGATACTAACactaaaaatgtctaaaataatgagaaataaaatgCTCAAGTCCTTTCACTTTGGCTTGacaatatttatgtatgtatttaagatgctttataatgtaatataaatgtttcatatttaaaaacaaatattgaaaaAGTTTTGGTCTAGGCAAATTGCACAGATTGAGCTTTCTCAAGTCATTACCAATTCCATTAAGAAATCTTACCTGAAATAATAAGCTTTAGAAAAAAGTAACTGCTGATAATTGTGCTATTGAATTGAGCTGTTTTAAAGCTACTCCCTTATTTAGATTGCTAAGACATGTCTATTCTCAGTTTGTCAAGTTAAAGTTAGTACAGCAATAGTAACTTACCTGGGTCTTGTCAGGTTAAAAACTGCAAATAGGCCTATACGTATAGCcaatacaattgtgtttaagCAATATTAAATCTCCCCTTGCTACTAATAGAGTAAATGTCCTCCTGTTGAAATCTATTAAACACCCCTGATTCAGTTGCTCTGCAACCATCAACATCAGTGATCGCTCTGTCTGAGGACTAAGCGTGTTTCATCCAAAGACAGATTTAAATGCGTAAGAGATCACATGTCTACTGTACATGTCTGCAGCTTATTTGCATCACTGGCCAAAAGCCCACATGTTCTGACATTTGGAGATGTGCTAAAATGCAGTTTATGTGCTGAAGTGCAATTATtggtaatatatattaaaatctcaCTGTTTCATACTCTGGCCATTCATTGCAATTTCACAGGTTTTATATAGTTATACAGTAGTTTATTACTGTATACAGTAGTATTAACAGCATCACAATAAATTGCTATCATCATGTGGACATTTTTGTGCTGGAGAAGAATGCACATTGTCCTATATTTGGCCAGGCAAGAACTTGGCCTTGACTGTTCCCTGTAAATCTCAGCAAGGTTAATGGCAATCAGATGTGATTACTTTATTACGTCAATGGAGTGTGTCATCCTACTGTAGTCACTGCTGTAAATATAAAGCTCTGATAAAGTAGTTCAGAAATAACATTGCAGGTATTTCCCAGAAAACAAGTGATTGTTTATAATTAATGccatattttatttctttcacaGAAACACTTGCATGTCATGGCCTTTTCTCTACGACCATTCTGCTGGTGTTCAGAACTATGGGAAGAAAGACATTCAGGTGCATGTAGTACTAGTTAACAGACTAAACGGTACCTCCCTTTgcaaataagaaatataaaaaaaatgtacaaattgacATACTGGGCAAATGTGAGAAAGACAAAGGCAAGACATTTCTCAGCTTTTAAAGAAGAGACCTAAATAGACACTTTCAGTTTCTATAAATGAAACAGACTGGTTGGTAACTGTTTTTTGTAAAGGCTGGATTATGTACACTGTTAAAGTATAGATAACTATTATTATTGTCTAACTGTACACAgataaattttgttttgtttaaattggCTCGCATTAGCTGAATAACTTTCTGTTAAGATAAACACTTTCTAAACACTTCTTAAAATCTCCATGTCATCTCCACATTCATTGTTTAACATCTTCATCGTAACCATACAATCATGTGCCACCCTTCAAAATCATGTTTGATAGTGCCAATACTTAACTGACACCACCTCTTCCACAAATGTGATCTGGATGTGGGTTCTGTGAATTTAGAGTTGAAGTGCTCACTTTGGTTGTGTACTTCCCTTGTCACAGAGGCAGAAACACATCAGCATGGGCCATTTGAAACGAAATCCTTCAATGACCTTCTCCATTCATTCATCCCTCAACTTACCACCAAGAAGGAAATGTACTTTTCCTTATTCTCCTAACCTGCCTACAGCGAGCTGAGAACATTCGATTAATCAAAACCAGTAACCCTCTGTTAATATCACATTTTTTGAGGACACAAATGTTTTATGAAAGAAGCTTTCACTCATGGAAAAGAGCAAAACTACGGTTAGAGAATTACAGAAACTTCCATTTCTTTCACTCCCTTATTCTTTGGGGAATGCTATCGGCCAGCACAAGCATGGCCTTCCAGCCAGAGTTTAGACCCCTGCGGTCTTCATACTGTATGCACAACTATCCTTTACAAGCCATTAGGGTTGAATTGATAGCACTAAGTGCTGCCTTGACCACAGACTGTGCTGCTGGAGAATATGGGCAGGGCAAAAGGACTCTCTGCGCTAAAGCAGCAGTCTGTAGACTCAGCCATCTCTCCCTCTTTTTCACAGATGGCAGTCATTGGCCCACTGGGAATGCGGCTACGGCTGTTGTACCGGCTGCTGGCTGCAGAAGGTGGTGTGCGTGAACGCCCATATTTTAGGGTTGTAAGACGGGGCAAGGCTCCCTCCGTACGTGCCCACTCTTCATGTGCTTTCCTGCTGCTTGTCGGAGAGGTGCACAGTCCGTCAGATTGTGTATGCTCTGAATTAGCCTTCTTAAAAAAACGAGGGTCTGTGCATTTGAGAATCTCAGCGGCTGACATGCGGAAGTTGGACTCTGAGCGGCTGCCCTTCTTGAGAAGCAAAGCTTTAAAATTGTCATTGCTTGTGGATGAGCGCCGCAGGTTGCGCTGGACGGAGCCAGTCTGACGTGGCAAGGACGTTAGGCTGGGGCAAGAGCCTGTTGGAGTGACAGGTGGGGAAGGGAGGAAGTTACGGCAGCGTTCCTCTTCAGAGTCGCCACGGCCCAGGACCTTCCTCTTTGACCTGTGAATTAACAAACAGCAGGACAGGTTCTCAGGTCAGCCTTTGGTTACTGTATGTCTTGCTGTTGATACCATGAGTGTCAAATTTCCATGTGTAGCATTTTTCATGTATAAAAAACTGGAAGAGCGACTGTCATTTGTTATAGGACTGTATAATGATACCTCTCTACTTATTTAGAAGGGATTCAACATTATAATGAATTTTAGGTTTGAAGATTATCAGTTTTGAATGTTATCAGATACCAGTTTACTATGCACAGAAAATTAGTTTTGCATAGCTTGACAAATGTGGATTTAAACAGTTTTAGGGGGTGGGACTGTAGATTTTATTCCAATGGCAGATAAAGGGAGTACTTGGgagacctgtttgaaaacagtcattttcaCAATTTAGATGATAGAACGTGTGCATTTAAtgtttaaagattaaaaagaaaGATACTACTGTTTAGTAGATACTACTACTTTATTGCattatgataaatattttttgtattctgCTATACATAAATTTGCATTCAAATACTTCCACATCTATCGCCACGTTTCCTTAAGATTCAGGACATCATTTTTCCTAAGGCTGTTTAATCTGAGAACTTGGATATTAGCTCATTCTGTGCATTAACTTTTGATTGACacaaattaataatgaaaaaaacttCTAAGAACATGGCATTGTGTGCTTTTTATTTCTGTCCTAAAACACTATGACAGTCATACCAGGATAATCTTCCCAGCTCTGTTTGCTTACTTTCAGGTTGGTTGAAATACACATTCCATTTAACTTTTAACCTAACAAAAGGTGTGACACCACAATACAAACACTGTGAAGCAGAGTTTGGGGATTAGAGAGGGCAAAAAAAGGGGATAATCCATTCTTAATGGAGCTACTGGATTATGAGTGTAATCTGACCCTAGCCAAACTACAGGGAAACAACACCAGCCAACGACTTGATTACTTGCCAGTCCAATCCACACCTGTAATTGGATGTTCATGTTCTGTCTACGTAGACTGCTCCAGATGACACGTTCAGACAAATGATTCAACACAAATACATGAATACATGACACAactttaataacattaaaattgaATGTTAAAAAAATTCCAGCTCGTCATAAAAATCAGTATAATAAAGGTTGTTCAGGCTATCCAAAATACCAGGGTCATAGATATTAtaagttaataatatttcaatacaaAGAGATACTAAAAGGCATTCTATAGAACTTTGATGCACCACCCAaacaattgaattaaaaaaattgtttgtataaaataaaaaagatctatattaattaattatttcttaaaatatatattgtattattaaatgtattttaaatgtattattattcatttcCTATTGATTCTGATGAGAGAATGAATAGCTTCACAGACTGATTCATCTGTTGTCGTCAGGGTTGTGCACcattaaatattagtttgcatTTAAAgaagtattacattttaattaagatgtaataatttaattgaaattttgtctaatatgaggggaaaaaaaaaaatagtaaagaccTCTTCCTGTAATTATTAGCCAGTTCTGAAATTCAGAATTTTGCTCAACCCTGTTTATTAgacaaaaacaaagttcttttttGAGGATCTGTTCATTAATCTT
It includes:
- the LOC128031693 gene encoding solute carrier family 22 member 13-like, with translation MKTDGAFRQFVGPLQRHVYLILSLPTFFTAFTFFVDIFTLHILPCSENIASKSMNQTVDTNIFSFNSSTSWTGNHSELTQSLECHEANRFAHGQATYMTGLLVGSVFSGAVSDKYGKKFLLVCCSAVHAVATLVVAFLPYVPVYLTARGISGAACCAIHICSYSLGVEWSLPKYRIWPPTQFSFIFSLGMMGLPAIAFLVSGWMQFHLALGIPQILFLPLYFFLPESPRWLLLNKRMKTLEGYQSRSPEDRHYLGLLLDSVDNEIQKPLSEKTSTKTESNVATFTSPTILLRLFIMSYIGFASALTYYGICFSVGSFGVNIYLAQFFSGLSEAPSLLLPFLLKRWGRRPFCMGSLFLSGISCMLSLLVSKFCDVPALVMTLALMGKLCMQYTYCVSMLYGIELFPTVIRQKCVGLVSLCYRAACIINAVVTPDGGIPLPAMICYSSGPIIGAALCLLLPETSGIPLPDTVQDCKKQPRLKLPLHARWPMKPTQEKNTKNQVESSPLSG